In a genomic window of Quercus lobata isolate SW786 chromosome 4, ValleyOak3.0 Primary Assembly, whole genome shotgun sequence:
- the LOC115984231 gene encoding putative disease resistance protein RGA3, giving the protein MAEAILCGVTQTIIENLGSAAFEKFGPLWNVKDDIESIKNTVSRIQAVLLDAVEQPNRNHQASDWLEKLKDAFYDADDLLGEYKFHIELALQQEETSGNTAGKVRNFFRSIPLVFRNRKMSLRINELRQNLSAMAQDRNNFHFNEGHVKPQVSLNRETIPCLPNKEVIGRDDDKNAIIKLLLEPNNDENVSVIAIVGIGGLGKTTLAQNVYNHEKVNTPFELKIWVCVSNVFEVTTIAKKLINGIDKDDSVELMRKKRRKLNPEVLMGQVHNMDPLRELVNKIYQKKFLLVLDDMWNENYKNWNDFKSLLIGGAKGSKIVITTRVKLVAEITRPVSTYALKGLSKDHSWSLFEKIAFRNRQETNNTKLVEIGREIVGKCQGVPLAIESIGNALYFEKKDGWLKIKDKVQENVIEQGGDNAFSILRLSYDHLPSYIKGCFGFCSLFPKSYKIDRMTLIQLWMAHGLIQVLNNMEQLEDVADECIKNLLCRSFFYPAMHDFDGQVLTYKMHDLFHDLALSIAGVDCRLDYLDEKTHHVSFSSNSSFTKTLSLVKASIKLRTILFTHSENESNTMDESTLSTLIESFPMLRALDLHNLNIKIIPNSIGKLIHLRYLDFSFNPIETLPDSIATLLNLQTLKLQECRNLEQLPRDITKLISLRHLDDRGCFKLRLPQGLQKLTGLQSLPLFIVRNNGGLGELNGLNNLRETLKIQILEQLEDANLNCEVKYLWEKQHLKKLELRWTHKERHDEMLLDSLQPHPNLKILEVYDYTGVTFSSWLPSIENLVKITLIRCNRCNHLPPLSKLPFLESLWLDGMKDLECISDRDMSEEVSTLSFFPSLKTLLILKCPNLKGWWRSASMTDYQQHQHNRSLPSFPCLSSFCIINCPNMTSMPLFPYLEEYLTLIIVSSKFFQETILSSSSSSSSSHLSKLKHMSIENLPDVVSLPDGWVSNLISLESLYIFSCKELNLGSDVDGKEWRHLNRLIHLIFSGLPKLNSLPIGLQHVTTLETLEIENCENLKTLPRWIGNLISLKWLTIDNCLNLKSLPDEMRDLSSLQTLYIYNCPELQRRCEKETGQDWDKIAHITEVDIR; this is encoded by the exons atggcTGAAGCAATCCTCTGCGGAGTTACACAGaccataattgaaaatttgggcTCTGCGGCTTTTGAAAAGTTTGGACCACTGTGGAATGTTAAAGATGACATTGAAAGCATCAAGAACACAGTGTCCAGAATACAAGCTGTCCTTCTGGATGCAGTGGAGCAGCCGAACCGCAACCATCAAGCCAGTGACTGGCTCGAAAAGCTCAAGGACGCTTTTTATGATGCAGACGACTTGTTGGGTGAGTATAAGTTCCACATTGAATTAGCTTTGCAGCAAGAAGAGACTAGTGGGAATACTGCGGGAAAGGTACGCAATTTCTTTAGAAGTATCCCACTTGTTTTTAGAAATCGTAAGATGAGTCTTAGAATAAACGAATTGAGGCAGAATCTAAGTGCAATGGCACAAGATAGAAATAACTTTCATTTTAATGAGGGCCATGTGAAGCCTCAAGTGAGTCTGAACAGGGAGACTATCCCATGTTTACCAAATAAAGAAGTTATTGGGAGAgatgatgacaaaaatgccATCATAAAACTTTTATTGGAGCCTAATAATGATGAGAATGTATCCGTCATTGCTATTGTGGGAATTGGGGGGTTAGGCAAGACCACACTTGCTCAAAATGTATACAATCATGAAAAAGTCAATACACCTTTTGAGCTAAAAATATGGGTGTGCGTTTCAAATGTCTTCGAGGTGACAACAATTgctaaaaaactaataaatggTATTGATAAAGATGACAGCGTGGAACTAATGCGAAAGAAACGTCGTAAGCTTAATCCGGAAGTCCTCATGGGTCAAGTCCACAACATGGATCCATTGAGGGAACTTGttaacaaaatttatcaaaagaaatttttacttGTGTTGGATGATATGtggaatgaaaattataaaaactggAATGACTTTAAAAGCCTTTTAATCGGTGGTGCAAAGGGAAGTAAGATTGTAATAACTACACGAGTCAAATTGGTTGCAGAGATTACACGTCCTGTTTCAACATATGCTCTTAAAGGCCTTTCTAAAGACCATTCTTGGTCTTTATTTGAGAAAATAGCATTTAGAAACAGGCAAGAGACCAACAACACTAAACTAGTAGAAATTGGAAGGGAGATTGTAGGCAAATGTCAAGGAGTACCCCTTGCAATAGAGTCCATTGGAAATGCATTATACTTTGAGAAAAAAGACGGGTGGTTAAAGATCAAGGATAAGGTACAAGAAAATGTAATTGAACAAGGGGGTGATAATGCCTTTTCAATTCTAAGGTTGAGTTATGATCATCTTCCATCATATATTAAAGGTTGTTTTggcttttgttctttgtttccTAAATCTTACAAGATTGATAGGATGACATTGATTCAACTATGGATGGCACATGGGTTAATCCAAGTGCTAAATAATATGGAGCAATTAGAAGATGTTGCAGATGAGTGCATCAAGAATCTACTTTGCAGGTCATTTTTTTATCCAGCAATGCATGATTTTGATGGGCAAGTCTTAACATACAAGATGCATGATTTATTTCATGATCTTGCACTATCAATTGCAGGGGTAGACTGTAGACTTGActatttggatgaaaaaactcaTCACGTATCATTTTCTAGTAACTCATCTTTTACTAAAACCTTAAGTTTGGTTAAAGCAAGCATTAAGTTACGTACAATTCTGTTCACACATAGTGAGAATGAATCTAATACCATGGATGAGTCAACATTGAGTACACTAATTGAGAGTTTCCCAATGTTGCGTGCATTAGATTTACataatttgaatattaaaataattccaaattccATAGGGAAGTTAATACATTTGaggtacttagatttttcttttaatcctATTGAAACTCTTCCTGATTCTATTGCTACATTGTTGAATTTGCAAACACTAAAACTTCAAGAATGTCGTAATCTTGAACAATTGCCTAGAGACATCACAAAATTGATTAGCCTCAGGCATCTTGATGATAGGGGTTGTTTTAAGTTGAGATTGCCTCAAGGCTTACAGAAACTGACTGGTCTTCAGTCATTACCGTTATTCATTGTGAGGAATAATGGTGGACTAGGCGAATTGAATGGGCTAAACAACCTCAGAGAAACACTTAAGATCCaaattttagaacaattggAAGATGCTAACTTAAATTGCGAGGTCAAATACTTATGGGAAAAGCAACATCTTAAGAAACTAGAATTAAGATGGACTCACAAAGAAAGACATGATGAGATGTTATTAGATAGCCTCCAGCCACAtccaaatctcaaaattttggaagTGTATGATTACACTGGTGTGACATTTTCAAGTTGGCTTCCTTCCATCGAAAATCTTGTTAAAATCACTTTAATTCGATGTAACAGATGCAACCACCTGCCACCATTGTCTAAACTCCCATTTCTAGAAAGCTTATGGCTTGATGGAATGAAAGATTTGGAATGCATATCAGATCGTGATATGAGTGAGGAAGTTTCTACTTTATCCTTCTTCCCATCGTTAAAAActcttttgattttgaaatgcCCTAACTTAAAGGGATGGTGGAGGAGCGCATCAATGACAGATTATCAACAACATCAGCATAACCGGTCACTGCCTTCATTTCcttgtctttcttctttttgtattATTAATTGTCCTAATATGACTTCCATGCCCTTGTTTCCTTATCTCGAAGAATACCTGACTCTAATTATCGTTAGCTCAAAGTTTTTTCAAGAGACAATACtttcctcttcctcctcttcttcgtCCTCTCATCTCTCCAAATTAAAACATATGAGTATAGAAAATCTGCCAGATGTTGTGTCTCTGCCAGATGGGTGGGTATCAAATCTAATTTCTCTCGAGAGTTTATACATTTTCTCTTGCAAGGAGTTAAATCTAGGGAGTGACGTGGACGGAAAGGAATGGCGACATCTCAATCGCCTCATTCATCTGATCTTCTCCGGCCTTCCAAAACTGAATTCCTTACCTATAGGTCTTCAACACGTTACAACCCTGGAAACGCTCGAGATTGAAAATTGTGAGAATCTGAAAACATTGCCTCGGTGGATTGGGAATCTTATCTCACTTAAATGGCTTACAATTGACAACTGTCTCAATCTGAAATCACTGCCTGATGAGATGCGCGATCTCTCGTCTTTACAAACACTGTACATTTACAATTGTCCTGAGTTACAGAGAAGATGCGAAAAGGAAACCGGTCAGGATTGGGACAAGATCGCACATATCACTGAGG TTGATATTCGATGA